One genomic region from Chloroflexota bacterium encodes:
- a CDS encoding amidohydrolase family protein, translated as MHAIDADAHVDENDQTWEYLDEADRRYKPLSFELSAHETSGPSDGRRHNVWLVGGNARLHRFRSDEATGTTRATRELLDVGERLRHMDQLGIEVQALYPTTFLHAVTDRPEVDVALCKAYNRWIADRTASSGGRLRWVAQAPMLSIKDAVEELRFARDHGACGVMKKGVEAGNRPAGDPYFYPLYAEAERLDLPICVHQGTGDADISNTASVTDTANMSVFNVLSAFKSLATTGVPDLFPRLRFGFIEAGASWIPYLIKDIGMRGKAAKAPYNFKTEFLAHNRFYVTCDTEDDIPTLLSYGAEDYLMIGTDYAHSDPSSEMLAHRVLVQMAERGAFSTAVATKIVNDNGRRFYGF; from the coding sequence ATGCACGCGATCGACGCGGACGCGCACGTCGACGAAAACGACCAGACCTGGGAATACCTCGACGAAGCCGATCGCCGATACAAACCGTTGAGCTTCGAGCTGTCGGCCCATGAGACGAGCGGTCCGTCGGATGGTAGACGCCACAACGTCTGGCTCGTCGGCGGCAACGCGCGCCTGCATCGTTTCCGCAGCGACGAGGCGACCGGTACGACCCGCGCGACCCGCGAGCTGCTCGATGTTGGGGAGCGCCTCCGGCACATGGATCAGCTGGGGATCGAGGTGCAGGCGCTCTATCCGACCACGTTCCTCCACGCGGTGACCGACCGCCCCGAAGTCGATGTGGCGCTCTGCAAAGCGTACAACCGCTGGATCGCCGATCGAACGGCGAGCTCAGGCGGACGGCTGCGCTGGGTCGCACAGGCTCCGATGCTCTCGATCAAAGACGCGGTGGAGGAGCTGCGCTTCGCCCGGGACCACGGCGCGTGCGGCGTGATGAAGAAGGGCGTGGAGGCAGGAAACAGACCGGCTGGCGACCCCTACTTTTACCCCCTCTACGCGGAGGCGGAGCGCCTCGACCTCCCCATCTGCGTCCATCAGGGCACCGGAGACGCGGACATCTCGAACACCGCGAGCGTGACCGATACCGCCAATATGTCCGTCTTCAACGTGCTCTCCGCGTTCAAATCGCTCGCAACGACCGGCGTACCGGATCTGTTCCCGCGTCTGCGATTCGGCTTCATCGAGGCCGGCGCATCGTGGATTCCGTACCTCATCAAAGACATCGGCATGCGGGGAAAGGCGGCGAAAGCCCCGTACAACTTCAAGACCGAGTTCCTCGCCCACAACCGCTTCTACGTGACGTGTGACACCGAAGATGACATTCCCACGCTCCTCAGTTATGGCGCCGAGGATTACCTCATGATCGGCACCGACTACGCGCATTCGGACCCGTCGTCCGAGATGCTCGCGCACCGAGTGCTCGTGCAGATGGCGGAGCGGGGCGCGTTCAGCACGGCGGTCGCGACAAAGATCGTGAACGACAACGGGCGGCGGTTCTACGGTTTTTGA
- a CDS encoding cupin domain-containing protein has translation MAETDVQPLDTSNVLMDDNTHGDRDYQNKQKLRTKGWQVVSIPDNITPNPKGGGYVRLTENRYAQAVINIYRPGQRDEMHCHPGSEHIFMVFQGELHIRGVNEDEDVVLKPGELVHINQSYYYQLANETDDLTVLYQVATKPPKPPKIGRYSYRGANGVDPRTLEGE, from the coding sequence ATGGCGGAAACCGACGTTCAGCCGCTGGACACCAGCAACGTGCTGATGGACGACAACACCCACGGCGATCGCGACTACCAGAACAAGCAGAAGCTCCGCACCAAGGGCTGGCAGGTCGTCAGCATTCCGGACAACATTACGCCGAACCCGAAGGGTGGCGGCTATGTGCGCCTCACCGAGAACCGCTATGCCCAGGCGGTCATCAACATCTACCGCCCGGGCCAGCGCGACGAGATGCACTGCCACCCGGGATCGGAGCACATCTTCATGGTGTTCCAGGGCGAGCTGCACATCCGCGGGGTCAACGAGGACGAGGACGTCGTGCTGAAGCCAGGCGAGCTGGTCCACATCAACCAGAGCTACTACTACCAGCTCGCCAACGAAACCGATGACCTCACCGTGCTGTACCAGGTCGCGACGAAGCCGCCGAAACCGCCCAAGATCGGCCGCTACAGCTATCGCGGCGCGAATGGCGTCGACCCGCGCACCCTCGAGGGCGAATAG
- a CDS encoding peptide ABC transporter substrate-binding protein gives MRPQPHVMALAALLVVACAAPQPGSQAPRSAPSEEPPARTLVVATDANVDGFGEMFAGGKSGPEELQAMVHRVLAEADAQGTYVPGIATKLPSLDDGTWKLRSDGGSETIWSLQPNARWHDGTPLTADDIVFSWQVAIAPDVPYKSRQAVNRIEDVETVDAHTVSIRWKSVFVGAGRLTERDLFVLPKHILDPLFTGDRNAFVNATYWSSAFVGLGPFRIVDWVPGSQVQLQAFDGFFSGRPPISSILFKTVPDVNTAVANIRAGDIDVWLGSSFGLEHARTLKDDWESTGAGRVMTYPRLIFEIRLRPEDAKVSDVRMRKALYQTIDRESIVRDLYFGLLQVANSYIAPGTTGFERIEAGLVKYPFDPTGAQALLADLGWRKGADGLLRNDRGERFALPFSTTSGNREREELQAVIADMWKAAGFDVAFENVPLSVQSDPTYVFSTTDLSGISTDFEANIPRIDGRNRRTPQNPRGANVWGYANDDVDQLLDEWGRTLERERQIEIEAAVMRHVSEDLPILPINYRIEAITVANGVSGVPPRSSVQSATNTWNVETWQRTR, from the coding sequence ATGCGCCCCCAGCCTCACGTCATGGCGCTCGCCGCGCTCCTCGTCGTCGCATGCGCGGCCCCGCAGCCCGGCTCCCAGGCGCCGCGCTCGGCGCCCAGTGAGGAGCCACCGGCCCGCACGCTCGTCGTCGCGACTGACGCGAACGTCGACGGGTTCGGCGAGATGTTCGCGGGCGGCAAGAGCGGACCCGAAGAGCTGCAGGCGATGGTCCATCGCGTCCTCGCCGAGGCGGACGCCCAGGGCACGTACGTCCCCGGAATCGCGACCAAGCTGCCGTCCCTGGACGACGGGACGTGGAAGCTCCGTTCGGACGGCGGATCGGAAACGATCTGGAGCCTCCAGCCGAACGCGCGCTGGCACGACGGCACGCCGCTCACCGCCGACGACATCGTCTTCAGCTGGCAGGTGGCCATCGCGCCAGATGTTCCATACAAGTCCCGGCAGGCGGTGAACCGCATCGAGGACGTCGAGACCGTCGATGCCCACACGGTATCCATTCGGTGGAAGTCGGTGTTCGTGGGCGCCGGGCGGCTCACCGAGCGTGATCTCTTCGTCCTGCCGAAGCACATCCTCGATCCGCTATTCACCGGCGACCGGAATGCCTTCGTCAACGCGACGTACTGGTCGAGCGCCTTCGTCGGGCTGGGGCCCTTCCGGATCGTGGATTGGGTGCCCGGGAGCCAGGTGCAGCTTCAGGCCTTCGACGGCTTCTTCAGTGGGCGGCCCCCGATCTCGAGCATCCTGTTCAAGACGGTCCCCGACGTGAACACAGCCGTCGCCAACATCCGCGCGGGCGACATCGACGTTTGGCTCGGCAGCTCTTTTGGTCTCGAGCATGCACGGACGCTGAAGGACGATTGGGAAAGCACCGGCGCCGGCCGGGTGATGACCTACCCCCGGCTCATCTTCGAAATTCGCCTCAGGCCGGAGGACGCCAAGGTCAGCGACGTGCGTATGCGCAAAGCCCTGTACCAGACCATCGATCGGGAGTCGATCGTCCGCGACCTTTACTTCGGCTTGCTCCAGGTCGCAAACTCGTACATCGCGCCCGGCACAACGGGCTTTGAGCGAATCGAGGCCGGCCTCGTGAAGTATCCCTTCGATCCGACGGGAGCCCAGGCTCTGCTCGCCGACCTGGGATGGCGCAAGGGCGCGGATGGACTCCTGCGCAACGACCGGGGCGAGCGCTTTGCGCTCCCCTTCTCCACAACGTCCGGAAACCGTGAGCGCGAGGAGCTGCAGGCCGTCATCGCGGACATGTGGAAAGCGGCGGGGTTCGACGTGGCCTTCGAGAACGTGCCCCTCAGCGTCCAGTCCGACCCGACGTACGTCTTTTCGACGACGGATCTCTCGGGCATCAGCACCGATTTCGAGGCGAACATCCCCCGCATCGACGGGCGCAACCGCCGCACGCCGCAGAATCCCCGGGGCGCAAACGTCTGGGGCTACGCCAATGACGACGTCGACCAGCTTCTCGACGAGTGGGGGCGTACCCTGGAGCGCGAACGCCAGATCGAGATCGAAGCTGCTGTGATGCGCCACGTGAGCGAGGACCTTCCGATCCTCCCCATCAACTACCGCATCGAGGCGATCACCGTGGCGAACGGCGTGAGCGGCGTGCCGCCGCGCAGCTCCGTTCAGTCGGCCACGAACACCTGGAACGTCGAGACCTGGCAGCGCACGCGCTGA
- a CDS encoding isochorismatase family protein: protein MAQETGERVWDKFLTEQDKAHLEIVGEKRKREFGSRPALLLIDLYRWVFGDEPEPLLRSVEKWPGSCGLAGWNAIPAIQRLLSAARAAGVPVIHTTGAELEMRHWANRTEREEDAEMSDRARRKNDILPEVAPIDGELVIRKSSPSAFWGTPLIGHLVSQGVDTILVGGESTSGCVRASVVDGCTNRFKMFVVEDCVFDRHEACHAVELFTMNQKYASVIPVDEAVSYLSRFEDGKDTGVTLTNR, encoded by the coding sequence GTGGCTCAAGAGACCGGCGAGCGGGTATGGGATAAGTTCCTCACTGAGCAGGACAAGGCGCACCTTGAAATCGTCGGCGAAAAGCGCAAGCGCGAATTCGGATCGCGCCCGGCGCTGCTCCTCATCGACCTCTACCGCTGGGTCTTCGGCGACGAGCCTGAGCCCCTGCTCAGGTCGGTCGAGAAGTGGCCGGGGAGCTGCGGGCTCGCCGGCTGGAACGCCATCCCCGCCATCCAACGGCTGCTCAGCGCGGCGCGCGCCGCCGGCGTGCCGGTGATCCACACGACCGGTGCCGAGCTGGAGATGCGCCACTGGGCCAATCGAACCGAGCGCGAGGAAGACGCCGAAATGTCCGACCGCGCGCGACGGAAGAACGACATCCTTCCCGAGGTTGCGCCGATCGACGGCGAGCTGGTGATCCGCAAAAGCTCGCCCAGCGCCTTCTGGGGCACGCCGCTCATCGGCCACCTGGTGAGCCAGGGCGTGGACACGATCCTGGTCGGCGGGGAGAGCACGAGCGGTTGCGTGCGGGCCTCTGTCGTCGACGGGTGCACCAACCGTTTCAAGATGTTCGTCGTGGAGGACTGCGTCTTCGATCGGCACGAGGCGTGCCACGCCGTCGAGCTGTTCACGATGAACCAGAAGTACGCGTCGGTCATCCCCGTCGATGAGGCGGTGAGCTACCTCAGCCGCTTCGAGGACGGGAAAGACACGGGAGTGACCCTCACCAACCGCTGA
- a CDS encoding sialidase family protein produces MAAGPALYIGTENGLYRGEPSPAGYRARLLGLEGLGVLRARVVADVSDPRRLYAGTTRGGVFRSADAGATWQEANAGIVYKDVWSIVQHPTTGRIYVGTSPADVFWSDDGGESWTECAALQQLPSTKGWTGPLPPHVSRMKTLALADDAPYIYGAIEEGWAVRSSDGGSTWQQIAQGMDHDGHAIAPIRGNARTVVATGGKGIYRSADAGESWAKVSENLLPYRYTPADIVQHPANPGVLVTALSTQGPGGWQRGTIGVAYARSVDAGVSWELLPSVAESTRAVPRALIADPKEPDTMFAGMTDGTVWMSRDGGASFAEVLSDLPSVHSLALAAA; encoded by the coding sequence GTGGCGGCCGGGCCTGCGCTTTATATTGGCACCGAGAACGGACTGTATCGTGGCGAGCCATCACCGGCGGGGTATCGGGCGCGGCTGCTCGGCCTCGAGGGGCTGGGCGTGCTGCGCGCTCGCGTCGTCGCCGACGTGTCCGACCCGCGGCGCCTGTACGCCGGCACGACGCGCGGGGGCGTTTTCCGCAGCGCCGACGCCGGAGCCACGTGGCAGGAGGCCAACGCGGGGATCGTGTACAAGGACGTGTGGTCGATCGTCCAGCATCCGACCACGGGCAGGATTTACGTCGGGACGAGCCCGGCGGACGTCTTCTGGAGCGACGACGGCGGCGAGTCCTGGACCGAGTGTGCCGCGCTTCAGCAGCTCCCCTCCACGAAAGGTTGGACGGGCCCATTGCCGCCCCACGTCAGCCGAATGAAGACCCTTGCCCTGGCGGACGACGCACCGTATATCTATGGAGCGATCGAGGAGGGCTGGGCCGTTCGCAGCAGCGATGGCGGATCGACCTGGCAGCAGATCGCCCAGGGCATGGACCACGATGGCCACGCCATCGCGCCCATTCGGGGCAACGCGCGCACGGTCGTGGCGACGGGCGGCAAGGGGATCTACCGCAGCGCCGACGCCGGCGAAAGCTGGGCCAAGGTGAGCGAGAACCTCCTACCGTATCGATACACACCGGCGGACATCGTGCAGCATCCGGCCAATCCGGGCGTGCTCGTCACGGCGCTCTCGACGCAGGGGCCGGGCGGGTGGCAGCGTGGTACCATCGGCGTCGCATACGCGCGCAGCGTCGACGCTGGCGTGAGCTGGGAGCTGTTGCCCAGCGTGGCGGAGAGCACGCGGGCGGTGCCCCGGGCCCTCATCGCGGATCCCAAGGAGCCGGACACGATGTTCGCGGGGATGACCGACGGCACGGTGTGGATGAGCCGTGATGGCGGAGCGTCGTTCGCGGAGGTCCTCTCCGATCTTCCGTCGGTTCATAGCCTGGCCCTCGCGGCAGCTTAA
- a CDS encoding UbiD family decarboxylase, translated as MTATGPAGPKSGGYKDIRTYIDDLEAAGMLRRVAAEVDLKHEIGAICARALERGGPAILFENVKGYPGLPLAANLLTTDERVAFSLGVPPDHDRIYEKILVGLENRLASVERPTGPCKDVVLTGDKVDVYAFPTPWWHEGDAGQYIGTTHAFITADPDTGVHNMGSYRVMIHDKDTLSVQIRGSHPVGEQPNPGDRSGARADGLEHILKNEIKGLPTPCAIALSMDPLLTMAAGSPVPADAEGMSEYEAAAAWRGSPTELVKCETNDLRVPANAEIIIEGEVVPNVRVPEGPHGESNGFYVAHQETFLIKVTCITHRAQPVSYGLYCWMVEDYPRDLFRGASFQRRLIEHTGMTNIKRVQVAKVGRNGMVIISAKISSADEPRRIMEGAWAVAGERWVIVVDDDCDVRSWTDVLWRVTYFAQPGKHIVQGPEKPVRGHATENPDDPFEPPSCGLGIDATMHFKGYRFNQVNRVSSELAARVAARWGEYGLP; from the coding sequence ATGACCGCGACAGGCCCCGCGGGCCCGAAGTCGGGCGGCTACAAGGACATCCGCACGTACATCGATGACCTCGAGGCCGCCGGGATGCTGCGGCGGGTGGCCGCCGAGGTCGACCTGAAGCACGAGATCGGCGCGATCTGCGCCCGCGCCCTGGAGCGCGGGGGCCCCGCAATCTTGTTCGAGAACGTCAAAGGGTACCCGGGGCTTCCCCTCGCAGCCAATCTCCTCACGACCGACGAGCGGGTCGCGTTCTCCCTGGGCGTACCGCCCGACCACGACCGCATTTACGAGAAGATCCTGGTCGGGCTGGAGAACCGGCTGGCGTCCGTGGAGCGGCCCACGGGCCCCTGCAAAGACGTGGTCCTCACCGGTGACAAGGTCGATGTCTACGCCTTTCCTACTCCCTGGTGGCACGAAGGCGACGCCGGCCAGTACATCGGCACGACCCACGCCTTCATCACCGCCGACCCCGATACCGGCGTTCACAATATGGGCTCGTATCGGGTGATGATCCACGATAAGGACACGCTGTCGGTCCAGATTCGCGGATCGCACCCGGTGGGCGAGCAGCCGAACCCGGGCGATCGGAGCGGCGCCCGCGCGGACGGCCTCGAGCACATCCTCAAGAACGAGATCAAGGGCCTGCCGACGCCCTGCGCCATCGCCCTCAGCATGGATCCGCTGCTCACGATGGCGGCCGGCAGCCCCGTTCCGGCCGATGCCGAGGGCATGAGCGAGTACGAAGCCGCCGCCGCGTGGCGCGGCAGCCCCACCGAGCTGGTCAAGTGCGAGACCAACGATCTGCGGGTACCCGCCAACGCGGAGATCATCATCGAAGGCGAGGTCGTCCCCAACGTTCGCGTTCCGGAGGGTCCGCACGGGGAGTCGAATGGCTTCTACGTCGCCCACCAGGAGACGTTCCTGATCAAGGTCACGTGCATCACCCATCGGGCGCAGCCGGTCAGCTACGGCCTGTATTGCTGGATGGTCGAGGACTACCCGCGCGACCTGTTCCGGGGCGCCTCGTTCCAGCGCCGCCTCATCGAGCACACCGGGATGACCAACATCAAGCGCGTCCAGGTGGCGAAAGTCGGGCGCAACGGGATGGTCATCATATCGGCCAAGATCAGCAGCGCCGACGAGCCACGCCGGATCATGGAGGGGGCCTGGGCCGTCGCCGGCGAGCGCTGGGTCATCGTCGTGGATGACGACTGCGACGTGCGGAGCTGGACCGACGTGCTCTGGCGCGTGACGTACTTCGCCCAGCCCGGTAAGCACATCGTCCAGGGCCCGGAAAAGCCCGTGCGCGGGCACGCCACCGAGAACCCGGATGATCCGTTCGAGCCCCCGTCCTGCGGCCTCGGCATCGACGCGACGATGCACTTCAAGGGTTACCGGTTCAACCAGGTGAACCGCGTCAGCAGCGAGCTGGCCGCGCGCGTGGCCGCCCGTTGGGGCGAATACGGCTTGCCGTGA
- a CDS encoding peptide ABC transporter substrate-binding protein, with protein MPPLGLRHRSLIAILLLASVACTTPNTGVRGSESTDARAVGSTGQKRIIAAVLSDPPTISSEFIGIGSGTIQGGGALEELTNRGLSVQDNRGTLVAQLAEAVPSVENGLWQLLPDGRMETTWKIKDRVSWHDGTPFTSSDLVFTIQLGQDRDLPVFGHNGFDSIASVDAPDARTIVIRWKRPYVDADSLFTRRFGFPRPRHVLEQVYLDNKDAIGQQPYWTEAYVGTGPFRVKQWVADSHVVLRANDAYVLGRPKIDEIEVRFIPNPNTLVANILAGEVELTLGRSLQMSETSALRDSWTKGAVAVGITDWIALWVQFVNPGQPLLLDASFRKALVQAIDRQQMVEVLESGAVPVAHSFISPREAVYPEIEPSIVKYDFDPRRSGQLIEQLGFTRGGDGMYQRPSGERLTLDVWTNPGHEERILAITDYFKQAGIAAESFVIPDARRRDREYNTSYPGVRLWRLPNSEDDIAHLHSREAPMPENRFSGGNRSRYMNPTFDALIDQFMTTIPHTERVAILGQIVHHMTDQLPVIGIYYNAQPTMIGARLKNVMPADSGNSTEAWNAQDWDVVGS; from the coding sequence ATGCCACCCCTCGGGCTGCGTCACCGCTCACTGATCGCGATCCTTCTGCTGGCATCCGTCGCGTGCACCACGCCGAACACCGGGGTGCGCGGGAGCGAATCGACCGACGCGCGCGCGGTTGGCTCCACCGGGCAAAAGCGGATCATCGCGGCCGTTCTCAGCGATCCGCCGACCATTAGCTCCGAGTTCATCGGCATAGGCTCCGGCACCATTCAGGGCGGCGGCGCTCTCGAGGAGCTGACCAATCGCGGCCTCAGCGTGCAAGACAACCGCGGCACCCTTGTCGCGCAGCTCGCCGAGGCGGTTCCATCAGTCGAGAACGGCCTCTGGCAGCTCCTTCCCGACGGAAGGATGGAGACGACCTGGAAGATCAAGGATCGCGTGAGCTGGCACGACGGGACCCCGTTCACCTCGTCGGACCTGGTCTTCACCATCCAGCTCGGCCAGGACCGGGACCTTCCCGTCTTCGGCCACAACGGATTCGATTCGATTGCATCGGTGGACGCGCCCGACGCGCGGACGATCGTCATCCGGTGGAAGCGCCCGTACGTGGACGCGGACTCGCTTTTCACCCGGCGCTTCGGATTCCCTCGGCCGCGCCACGTCCTGGAGCAGGTCTATCTCGACAACAAGGATGCGATCGGCCAGCAGCCCTATTGGACCGAGGCCTATGTGGGGACCGGCCCGTTTCGCGTCAAGCAGTGGGTGGCGGACAGCCACGTCGTCCTCCGGGCCAACGACGCGTACGTCCTGGGGCGGCCAAAGATCGACGAGATCGAGGTTCGGTTCATCCCCAACCCCAACACCCTCGTCGCCAACATCCTGGCCGGAGAGGTCGAGCTGACCCTTGGCCGCAGCCTCCAGATGTCCGAGACGAGCGCGCTGAGGGACTCGTGGACGAAGGGCGCCGTCGCGGTGGGCATCACCGACTGGATCGCCCTCTGGGTCCAGTTCGTCAACCCGGGGCAGCCGCTCCTGCTGGATGCGAGCTTCCGAAAGGCGCTCGTTCAAGCCATCGATCGACAGCAGATGGTGGAGGTCCTGGAGTCCGGCGCGGTCCCCGTCGCTCACTCGTTCATCAGCCCGCGGGAGGCCGTCTATCCCGAGATCGAGCCCAGCATCGTGAAGTACGACTTCGATCCGCGACGATCGGGCCAGCTCATCGAGCAGCTCGGCTTCACGCGGGGCGGAGACGGGATGTATCAGCGGCCGAGCGGCGAGCGGCTGACGCTGGACGTCTGGACGAATCCGGGGCACGAGGAGCGGATCCTCGCCATCACCGATTACTTCAAGCAGGCCGGCATCGCCGCCGAGTCGTTCGTGATCCCCGACGCGCGGCGTCGGGATCGCGAGTACAACACGTCGTATCCGGGCGTCCGTCTCTGGCGGCTCCCGAACTCCGAAGATGACATCGCCCACCTGCACAGCCGCGAGGCGCCGATGCCCGAGAATCGGTTCAGCGGGGGCAATCGCTCGCGCTACATGAACCCGACCTTCGATGCGCTGATCGACCAGTTCATGACGACCATCCCCCACACGGAGCGCGTGGCGATCCTGGGCCAGATCGTTCACCATATGACGGATCAACTCCCGGTGATCGGGATCTACTACAACGCCCAGCCGACGATGATCGGGGCGCGGCTGAAGAACGTGATGCCGGCGGACTCTGGGAACAGCACCGAAGCATGGAACGCCCAGGACTGGGACGTCGTGGGGTCGTGA
- a CDS encoding xanthine dehydrogenase family protein molybdopterin-binding subunit, with the protein MTEHHDGHHLPHGGALRTEDVARALEKPEYRLDGPFKVTGRARYVGDVQLPGTLFARFLLSPHPHARIASIDTSAARAVPGVHAVITGKDIGLRYFGRVLYDWPVLAYDRVLFVGERVAAVAAETREAAEEAVGRIEVQYEELPAVFDAEEALADGAPIFHPDGASYFFTGKRPPMPHPNLQGYAFAQKGEEEIERVFAQAYRVVEDVYTGPRQHQGYIEPHGCVVWIDAEGILQVVTTNKAPFGLRAQLAKTLDLPTDRIVVDSMFIGGDFGGKGHSIEEFACYYLAKATGRPIRSVMSYTDELGAAAPQHSAKYYLRTAVNREGKIIAHEARAYLNGGAYGGGRPNPQQTASGGLDSMEVYNIPNARLESFFVYTNLQPTGNMRAPGSFHRGLAGEGHVDHIARAIDMDPLEFRLRNALREGDTDLTGGKVRKPRAVEVLETLKRETGWGAPLPPGRGRGLAIRNRHVGQGRTEMLLRLMPDGTIEALYGAPDQGGGSATVLVRVAAATLSVPEERIHVRFGSTREAPFDGGVGGSRTTHVVGRAALAGAQTLKEKLEELAAEVMGWPAGQVRLENDRFVADGGRESAPYLEVARRIAAGPAVEVVGAYDAAEHHSDEGGDYNFFAYMVEVEVDRDTGQVRTRDAVAVVDVGTVINPVAHQGQLDGGFVYGYGQAMTEELVIQDGRVTTLSLGEYKLPTEMDAPPFRSIILPSDEGPGPYGAKAAGETTNTGVGGAIVNAVYDAVGVRIMTAPITAERVYEALHGQP; encoded by the coding sequence ATGACGGAGCACCACGACGGCCACCACCTCCCGCACGGCGGCGCGCTTCGCACCGAGGACGTGGCCCGCGCGCTCGAGAAGCCGGAATACCGGTTGGACGGCCCATTCAAGGTCACCGGTCGCGCCCGGTACGTTGGGGACGTCCAGCTTCCCGGCACGCTCTTCGCCCGGTTCCTGCTCAGTCCACATCCACACGCCCGCATCGCATCCATCGACACGTCCGCCGCCCGGGCGGTCCCGGGCGTACACGCCGTGATCACCGGGAAGGACATCGGACTCCGATACTTCGGGCGGGTCCTCTACGACTGGCCGGTCCTCGCCTACGACCGCGTCCTCTTCGTGGGAGAGCGGGTCGCGGCGGTAGCGGCGGAGACGCGGGAGGCGGCCGAGGAAGCCGTGGGTCGGATCGAGGTCCAGTACGAGGAGCTGCCGGCGGTGTTCGACGCGGAAGAGGCGCTCGCCGATGGGGCTCCGATCTTCCATCCGGACGGCGCGAGCTACTTCTTCACCGGCAAGCGCCCCCCGATGCCCCACCCGAACCTTCAGGGGTACGCCTTCGCGCAGAAGGGCGAGGAGGAGATCGAGCGCGTCTTCGCCCAGGCGTACCGCGTCGTCGAAGACGTCTATACGGGCCCGCGCCAGCACCAGGGCTATATCGAGCCGCACGGCTGCGTCGTATGGATCGATGCCGAGGGGATCTTGCAGGTCGTGACGACGAACAAGGCGCCCTTTGGTCTGCGCGCGCAGCTCGCCAAGACGCTCGACCTGCCGACGGACCGCATCGTCGTGGACAGCATGTTCATCGGCGGCGACTTCGGTGGCAAGGGTCACTCCATCGAGGAGTTCGCCTGCTACTACCTGGCGAAGGCGACGGGGCGCCCCATTCGCTCGGTCATGTCCTACACGGACGAGCTGGGCGCTGCCGCGCCCCAGCACTCGGCGAAGTACTACCTGCGCACCGCCGTGAATCGAGAGGGCAAGATCATCGCCCACGAAGCGCGAGCGTACCTGAACGGGGGCGCTTACGGAGGGGGGCGCCCGAACCCGCAGCAGACGGCGAGCGGCGGTCTCGACTCGATGGAGGTCTACAACATCCCCAACGCCCGGCTGGAGTCGTTCTTCGTGTACACCAACCTCCAGCCCACCGGAAACATGCGCGCGCCCGGCTCGTTCCATCGAGGCCTGGCCGGCGAGGGACACGTGGACCACATCGCGCGCGCGATCGACATGGACCCGCTGGAGTTCCGCCTGCGCAATGCGCTGCGCGAGGGAGATACGGACCTGACCGGCGGGAAGGTGCGCAAGCCGCGCGCGGTCGAGGTGCTGGAGACGTTGAAGCGCGAGACCGGGTGGGGTGCTCCGCTCCCGCCGGGCCGCGGCCGGGGCCTCGCCATTCGAAATCGGCACGTCGGTCAGGGCAGGACGGAGATGCTCCTTCGCCTCATGCCGGACGGCACCATCGAGGCCCTCTACGGCGCGCCCGACCAGGGCGGCGGCTCGGCCACCGTGCTGGTGCGGGTCGCCGCGGCGACGCTCTCCGTCCCCGAGGAGCGGATCCACGTACGCTTCGGCTCAACGCGCGAAGCGCCCTTCGACGGCGGCGTGGGTGGGAGCCGTACGACGCACGTGGTCGGTCGGGCGGCCCTGGCCGGCGCGCAGACGCTCAAGGAGAAGCTGGAAGAGCTGGCCGCCGAAGTGATGGGGTGGCCCGCGGGCCAGGTGCGGCTCGAAAACGACCGCTTCGTGGCCGACGGGGGACGCGAGTCCGCGCCGTACCTGGAGGTGGCCCGGCGAATCGCGGCGGGACCGGCCGTCGAGGTGGTCGGCGCGTACGACGCCGCCGAGCACCATAGCGATGAAGGCGGTGACTACAACTTCTTCGCCTACATGGTCGAGGTGGAGGTTGATCGCGACACCGGCCAGGTCCGCACCCGCGACGCTGTGGCGGTGGTGGACGTGGGCACGGTGATCAATCCCGTCGCCCATCAGGGCCAGCTCGACGGCGGCTTCGTCTATGGCTATGGCCAGGCCATGACCGAGGAGCTGGTCATTCAGGACGGCCGCGTGACGACGCTGAGCCTCGGCGAGTACAAGCTACCCACCGAGATGGATGCGCCGCCCTTCCGCTCCATCATCCTCCCCAGCGACGAGGGGCCGGGACCGTACGGGGCCAAAGCGGCCGGGGAGACGACGAACACGGGGGTCGGCGGGGCGATCGTCAACGCCGTGTATGACGCGGTGGGCGTGCGCATTATGACGGCGCCGATCACGGCCGAGCGGGTCTATGAGGCGCTCCACGGTCAGCCGTAG